The following proteins are co-located in the Palaemon carinicauda isolate YSFRI2023 chromosome 30, ASM3689809v2, whole genome shotgun sequence genome:
- the LOC137623717 gene encoding pro-resilin-like, with protein MVSKVILVVLGLAALVAADDSFETYRYAPPRLSSGSRESESFESGEAKYNFNWAVSDDSSSNEFGHQEARDEDNTQGSYYVQLPDGRLQKVSFHVDGDDGYIAEVTYSGEAQFPSSESASFESREAPRRTYYAPDSNESK; from the exons ATGGTTTCTAAG GTTATCTTGGTTGTGTTGGGTTTGGCTGCCCTGGTTGCAGCTGACGACAGCTTCGAAACATACAGATATGCTCCACCAAGG CTTTCATCTGGCTCTCGGGAATCCGAATCCTTTGAGTCCGGTGAGGCCAAATACAACTTCAACTGGGCTGTCAGCGACGACTCCTCCAGCAACGAATTCggacaccaggaagcccgtgatgaagacaacactcagggatcctactacgtccagCTTCCCGACGGTCGCCTCCAGAAGGTGTCCTTCCACGTTGATGGCGACGATGGATACATCGCTGAAGTCACCTACTCCGGTGAGGCTCAGTTCCCCTCCTCCGAATCCGCCTCTTTCGAATCTCGTGAGGCTCCCAGGAGGACCTACTATGCTCCCGACTCCAACGAATCCAAGTAA